One Neomonachus schauinslandi chromosome 9, ASM220157v2, whole genome shotgun sequence DNA segment encodes these proteins:
- the ZNF106 gene encoding zinc finger protein 106 isoform X2 has translation MVRERKCILCHIVYSSKKEMDEHMRSMLHHRELENLKGRQDEPSNSSQEINSDDRRPQWRREDRIPYQDRESYSQPAWHHRGPPQRDWKWEKDGFNNNRKNNFAHSLRNNGGPRGCSGWHKGVAGSSSTWFHNHSNSGGGWHSKSGAVDWNPNGTGRNSSWHSEGTGAFSSWHMNSSNGNWKSSVRSTNSWNYSGPGDKFQPGRNRNSNCQMDDLTMLWNKKSKSNKYNQERYSWQRQESDKVGTAATYRGPSEGFTGDKFPSEGLLNFNFEQLESKTTKQTDPIASKMGGKNGSVVRDKLHRWTPYPSQKTLDLQSGMKEVTGNKSEMIDKPFFDFSLTTAGTLEPQIDETNNSPTLKTQKETHGGSLTHKAPSDCTASYEAVRDCPVTEKHEQELHLSKMPSLKSPLLPIPVTKSVPQKPDLKNPSKNTKTNSFFPGEHSNPLNKPAMEDSHGSHVTKLRSSCPHVLKGNKSTFGTQREPDENFSDTLQKAKEVLQCHESLQNPLLGTSKRTRNFAKASRNVEESEKGSLKIEFQVHTLEDESDGELSDTEKRGSKIGTLGSATTEMLSCSTHLADEKEGDDQNLKTCRKLSTNACNSTVHQKEPELQMTSAASPPSGLLLDLKTSLEDAQVDDPVKSHVSYETEGFESASLDAELQKNDLGQSSGPLLPELSKLGFPASLQRDLTRHISLKSKTGAHLPEPNLNSARRIRNISGHRKGETEKESGLKPTLRQILNASRRNVNWEQVIQQVTKKKQELGKGLPRFGIEMVPLVQNEQEVLDLDGEPDLSNLEGFQWEGISISSSPGLARKRSLSESSVIMDRAPSVYSFFSEEGTGKENEPQQIFSPSNSLRAAQSQTTTLGLKQEVAPLAASLRTGERAENVASQRRHSAQLSADRTMPLMHLAKDLNNQESSTPSSENQNTQESNGEGNSLSSNTSPALGISSLADAATDSSCTSGAEQNDSQSVRKKRRATGDGSSPELPSLERKNKRRKIKGKKERSQVDQLLNISLREEELSKSLQCMDNNLLQARAALQTAYVEVQRLLMLKQQITMEMSALRTHRIQILQGLQETYEPSERPDQVPYSLPRERRNSRSQTSADATLLPTPFFPVVLEPPSSHMSPSSTGVPLQVTTSPTFQAHGSVPAPDSSIQIKQEPMSPEHDESVTAVSQGSAGNVSKELLQANRENSDSCPLYPVITATLSLSEVTESFHEPSEELKFSMEQGNTSNRGNAPSSQPADLHEELVKGNSGSEACTSSFPRLSFVPETPLERDPHSPVDQPEQQAESTLTSAETRGNKKKKKLRKKKTLRAAHVPENSDTEQDVFTAKPVRKVKTGKSTKGGKVTTSTWEDSRTGPEQESVRDEPDSDSSLEVLEIPNPQLEVVAIDSSESGEEKPDSPSKKDIWNSTEQNSLETSRSGCDEVSSTSEIGTRYKDGIPVSVAETQTVISSIKGSKNSSEISSEPGDDDEPTEGSFEGHQAAVNAIQIFGNLLYTCSADKTVRAYNLVSRQCIGVFEGHTSKVNCLLVTQTSGKNAALYTGSSDHTIRCYNVKTRECVEQLQLEDRVLCLHSRWRILYAGLANGTVVTFNIKNNKRLEIFECHGPRAVSCLATAQEGARKLLVVGSYDCTISVRDARNGLLLRTLEGHSKTILCMKVVNDLVFSGSSDQSVHAHNIHTGELVRIYKGHNHAVTVVNILGKVMVTACLDKFVRVYELQSHDRLQVYGGHKDMIMCMTIHRSMIYTGCYDGSIQAVRLNLMQNYRCWWHGCALIFGVVDHLKQHLLTDHTNPNFQTLKCRWKNCDAFFTARKGSKQDAAGHIERHAEDDSKIDS, from the exons gaGATGGACGAACACATGCGGAGCATGTTGCATCACAGGGAACTTGAGAACCTGAAGGGCAG ACAAGATGAACCTTCCAATAGCAGCCAAGAAATAAACTCTGATGACAGGCGACCCCAATGGAGACGAGAAGACCGAATCCCTTACCAAGACAGAGAGAGCTACAGTCAGCCAGCGTGGCATCATCGTGGACCTCCTCAGCGAGACTGGAAGTGGGAGAAAGATGGCTTTAATAATAACAGGAAAAACAACTTTGCACATTCTTTGAGGAATAACGGTGGACCAAGAGGATGTTCCGGGTGGCACAAGGGTGTTGCAGGAAGCTCCTCGACTTGGTTTCACAACCATAGCAATTCTGGAGGTGGTTGGCATTCAAAGAGTGGTGCAGTAGATTGGAATCCTAATGGTACAGGAAGGAATTCCAGTTGGCATTCTGAAGGAACAGGTGCCTTTTCCAGTTGGCATATGAACAGCAGTAACGGAAACTGGAAATCCAGTGTACGTAGTACAAATAGTTGGAATTACAGTGGCCCCGGAGACAAATTTCAACCAGGCAGAAACAGAAATTCTAACTGTCAGATGGACGACCTGACTATGCTGTGGAACAAGAAATCTAAGTCAAACAAATACAATCAAGAGAGATATAGTTGGCAGCGGCAAGAAAGTGACAAAGTTGGTACGGCTGCCACGTATAGAGGTCCTTCTGAAGGATTTACAGGTGATAAATTTCCTTCAGAGGGCTTACTTAACTTCAATTTTGAGCAGCTGGAAAGCAAAACTACTAAGCAGACAGATCCCATAGCTTCCAAAATGGGTGGGAAGAATGGCAGTGTAGTGAGGGACAAGCTCCATCGCTGGACTCCTTACCCTTCCCAGAAGACTCTGGATTTACAATCAGGAATGAAGGAGGTCACTGGTAACAAGTCAGAAATGATAGATAAGCCTTTCTTTGACTTCAGCTTGACAACCGCAGGAACACTAGAGCCCCAGATTGATGAAACAAATAATTCCCCAACgctgaaaacacagaaagaaacacaTGGTGGATCTCTTACTCACAAAGCCCCTTCTGACTGCACTGCTTCTTACGAGGCGGTGAGAGATTGTCCCGTTACAGAAAAGCACGAACAAGAGCTTCACTTAAGTAAGATGCCATCCTTAAAATCCCCACTCCTTCCAATTCCAGTCACCAAGTCAGTTCCTCAAAAGCCAGATTTAAAGAATCCctcaaaaaacaccaaaacaaattctttttttcctggagaacACTCAAATCCCTTGAACAAACCTGCTATGGAAGACAGTCATGGGTCTCATGTAACCAAATTGCGAAGTTCATGTCCTCATGTTTTAAAAGGGAATAAAAGTACATTTGGCACTCAGAGAGAACCTGATGAGAATTTCAGCGATACATTACAAAAAGCCAAAGAGGTGCTACAGTGTCATGAATCATTGCAAAATCCACTTCTTGGCACTTCTAAAAGGACCAGGAACTTTGCAAAAGCAAGTAGGAATGTAGAAGAGTCTGAAAAAGGATCTTTGAAGATAGAGTTTCAGGTACACACATTAGAAGATGAAAGCGATGGGGAGCTCTCTGACACGGAAAAGCGAGGATCAAAAATTGGGACCCTGGGCTCTGCCACTACAGAAATGTTATCCTGCAGCACTCACCTCGCTGACGAGAAAGAGGGGGATGACCAAAACCTGAAAACATGTAGAAAACTCTCCACTAATGCATGTAATTCAACAGTTCATCAGAAAGAACCTGAGTTGCAGATGACCTCTGCGGCCAGTCCACCCTCTGGCTTACTGCTAGACTTGAAAACTTCTCTAGAAGATGCACAGGTGGATGACCCTGTTAAATCTCATGTATCTTACGAAACAGAAGGTTTTGAGAGCGCTAGCTTGGATGCAGAGCTTCAGAAAAACGATCTAGGTCAGTCCTCAGGCCCTCTTCTGCCTGAACTCAGTAAGCTTGGctttcctgcctctctccagAGAGATCTAACCCGGCACATTAGTTTGAAGAGCAAAACTGGAGCACACCTTCCCGAGCCAAATCTCAATAGTGCTCGCCGCATTCGCAATATTAGTGGTCATCGAAAGggtgagacagagaaggaatcTGGGCTCAAGCCAACCCTTCGACAGATTCTAAATGCATCTCGGAGAAATGTCAACTGGGAACAAGTCATCCAGCAAGTAACCAAGAAAAAGCAAGAGCTAGGCAAAGGCTTGCCCAG gtttGGCATAGAAATGGTGCCTTTGGTTCAAAATGAACAAGAGGTCTTGGATTTGGATGGGGAGCCTGATCTGTCCAATCTAGAAGGATTCCAGTGGGAgggtatttccatttcttcatctcctGGGTTGGCAAGGAAGCGAAGCCTTTCTGAGAGCAGTGTGATCATGGACAGGGCTCCTTCTGTGTATAGCTTCTTCAGTGAGGAAGGTACAGGCAAAGAAAATGAGCCCCAGCAGATTTTTTCACCTAGTAACTCATTGAGGGCTGCACAGAGTCAGACAACGACCCTGGGCCTTAAGCAGGAAGTGGCACCTCTGGCTGCCTCCCTAAGAACAGGTGAAAGGGCTGAAAATGTTGCTAGTCAAAGGCGACACAGTGCACAGTTGTCCGCTGACCGAACGATGCCTTTGATGCACTTGGCCAAAGACCTGAACAACCAGGAGAGTTCTACGCCATCTTCAGAGAACCAGAATACGCAGGAAAGTAATGGCGAAGGAAACTCTTTATCATCAAATACATCCCCAGCCCTCGGAATCTCCAGTCTGGCAGACGCAGCCACAGACAGTAGCTGCACCTCTGGTGCCGAACAAAACGACAGCCAGAGTGTCCGGAAGAAACGCAGAGCCACTGGG gaTGGATCTTCTCCCGAACTCCCAAGTcttgagagaaaaaacaaaagaaggaaaattaaaggaaagaaag AACGTTCTCAGGTTGACCAGCTGCTGAATATTTCTTTAAGGGAGGAAGAACTGAGCAAATCATTGCAGTGCATGGATAACAACCTTCTGCAAGCCCGTGCAGCCCTGCAGACAGCATATGTTGAAGTTCAGAGGCTTCTTATGCTGAAGCAGCAG ataaCTATGGAGATGAGTGCACTGAGGACCCACAGAATACAGATTCTACAGGGATTACAAG AAACATATGAACCTTCTGAGCGCCCAGACCAGGTTCCTTATAGCCTTCCACGAGAGCGAAGGAACAGTAGATCTCAGACATCTGCTGATGCCACCCTGCTGCCTACTCCCTTTTTCCCAGTTGTTCTGGAGCCTCCATCTTCCCACATGTCTCCATCATCCACTGGAGTCCCTCTCCAAGTAACCACGTCTCCTACTTTCCAAGCTCACGGCAGTGTTCCTGCTCCAGACTCTTCAATTCAGATTAAACAAGAACCCATGTCTCCTGAACACGACGAGAGTGTGACTGCTGTGTCACAAGGCTCTGCTGGCAATGTGTCCAAGGAATTACTGCAAGCTAATA GAGAGAACAGTGACAGTTGTCCACTTTATCCAGTCATCACGGCAACGCTGTCCTTATCAGAGGTTACAGAAAGTTTCCATGAGCCTAGCGAAGAACTGAAGTTTTCCATGGAGCAAGGAAATACCAGCAACAGAGGAAATGCCCCCTCTTCCCAACCAGCTGATCTTCATGAAGAACTAGTCAAAGGCAACAGCGGGTCTGAGGCCTGTACCAGTTCCTTTCCAAGATTGTCGTTTGTTCCCGAAACCCCCTTAGAGAGGGACCCCCACTCTCCAGTGGACCAGcctgagcagcaggcagagtcTACCCTGACATCAGCTGAAACGCggggaaacaagaaaaagaagaaacttaggaAGAAGAAAACGCTTCGGGCTGCTCATGTTCCCGAGAACAGTGACACTGAACAGGATGTATTTACTGCTAAACCTGTAAGGAAAGTAAAGACTGGAAAGTCAACTAAAGGGGGGAAGGTAACAACCTCCACCTGGGAAGATAGCAGAACTGGCCCGGAACAAGAGAGTGTCAGAGATGAGCCAGATAGTGACTCGTCTCTGGAAGTCCTAGAGATCCCTAACCCTCAGTTGGAAGTGGTGGCCATTGATTCTTCTGAATCTGGAGAGGAGAAACCAGACAGTCCATCTAAAAAGGATATTTGGAACTCCACAGAGCAAAACTCATTAGAAACTTCTCGTTCTGGTTGTGATGAAGTTAGCTCTACCAGTGAGATTGGCACTCGTTATAAAGATGGTATCCCTGTAAG tGTGGCAGAAACTCAGACTGTGATCTCCTCCATAAAAGGCTCAAAGAACTCTTCAG AAATATCTTCCGAGCCAGGAGATGATGATGAGCCCACAGAAGGGAGCTTTGAGGGGCACCAAGCCGCAGTGAATGCAATTCAGATATTTGGGAACTTACTGTACACCTGTTCAGCAGATAAAACTGTCCGAGCTTATAATCTGGTG AGTCGCCAGTGCATTGGTGTGTTCGAGGGGCACACCTCCAAAGTGAACTGCCTCCTGGTTACACAAACCTCTGGGAAGAATGCTGCCCTTTACACTGGTTCCAGTGACCATACCATTCGCTGCTATAATGTCAAG ACGCGAGAGTGTGTGGAGCAGTTACAGCTGGAAGATCGGGTTCTCTGCCTCCATAGTCGATGGCGAATCCTCTATGCTGGACTGGCAAATGGCACTGTGGTCACCTTCAACATAAAG AACAATAAACGACTTGAAATCTTTGAATGCCATGGCCCTCGGGCTGTCAGCTGTCTTGCCACAGCACAGGAAGGTGCCCGAAAGCTGCTTGTTGTTGGGTCTTATGACTGTACCATTAGTGTTCGTGATGCACGGAATGGACTCCTCCTCAGAACTCTGGAGGGCCACAGCAAAACCATTCTTTGCATGAAG GTGGTGAATGACCTTGTGTTCAGTGGCTCCAGCGATCAGTCAGTCCACGCCCATAACATTCAT ACTGGTGAGCTTGTGCGGATCTATAAAGGTCACAATCATGCAGTGACTGTGGTGAATATCCTAGGAAAAGTGATGGTGACCGCTTGCCTGGATAAATTTGTTCGTGTCTATGAATTACAG TCCCATGATCGACTGCAAGTTTATGGAGGACACAAAGACATGATTATGTGTATGACCATCCATAGAAGTATG ATTTATACTGGCTGTTACGATGGCAGTATTCAAGCTGTGAGGCTGAATCTGATGCAGAATTACCGTTGTTGG TGGCACGGTTGCGCTCTGATATTTGGTGTTGTAGATCATTTGAAACAACATTTGCTCACTGACCATACAAATCCAAACTTTCAAACTCTGAAATGTCGCTGGAAGAACTGTGACGCTTTCTTCACTGCTAGGAAAGGATCCAAACAG GATGCTGCGGGACACATTGAACGACATGCTGAGGATGACAGCAAAATTGATTCATGA
- the ZNF106 gene encoding zinc finger protein 106 isoform X1 — protein sequence MVRERKCILCHIVYSSKKEMDEHMRSMLHHRELENLKGRDSSHECRVCGVTEVGLSAYAKHISSQLHKDNVDAQEREDDGKGEEEEEDYFDKELVQLIKQRKEQSRQDEPSNSSQEINSDDRRPQWRREDRIPYQDRESYSQPAWHHRGPPQRDWKWEKDGFNNNRKNNFAHSLRNNGGPRGCSGWHKGVAGSSSTWFHNHSNSGGGWHSKSGAVDWNPNGTGRNSSWHSEGTGAFSSWHMNSSNGNWKSSVRSTNSWNYSGPGDKFQPGRNRNSNCQMDDLTMLWNKKSKSNKYNQERYSWQRQESDKVGTAATYRGPSEGFTGDKFPSEGLLNFNFEQLESKTTKQTDPIASKMGGKNGSVVRDKLHRWTPYPSQKTLDLQSGMKEVTGNKSEMIDKPFFDFSLTTAGTLEPQIDETNNSPTLKTQKETHGGSLTHKAPSDCTASYEAVRDCPVTEKHEQELHLSKMPSLKSPLLPIPVTKSVPQKPDLKNPSKNTKTNSFFPGEHSNPLNKPAMEDSHGSHVTKLRSSCPHVLKGNKSTFGTQREPDENFSDTLQKAKEVLQCHESLQNPLLGTSKRTRNFAKASRNVEESEKGSLKIEFQVHTLEDESDGELSDTEKRGSKIGTLGSATTEMLSCSTHLADEKEGDDQNLKTCRKLSTNACNSTVHQKEPELQMTSAASPPSGLLLDLKTSLEDAQVDDPVKSHVSYETEGFESASLDAELQKNDLGQSSGPLLPELSKLGFPASLQRDLTRHISLKSKTGAHLPEPNLNSARRIRNISGHRKGETEKESGLKPTLRQILNASRRNVNWEQVIQQVTKKKQELGKGLPRFGIEMVPLVQNEQEVLDLDGEPDLSNLEGFQWEGISISSSPGLARKRSLSESSVIMDRAPSVYSFFSEEGTGKENEPQQIFSPSNSLRAAQSQTTTLGLKQEVAPLAASLRTGERAENVASQRRHSAQLSADRTMPLMHLAKDLNNQESSTPSSENQNTQESNGEGNSLSSNTSPALGISSLADAATDSSCTSGAEQNDSQSVRKKRRATGDGSSPELPSLERKNKRRKIKGKKERSQVDQLLNISLREEELSKSLQCMDNNLLQARAALQTAYVEVQRLLMLKQQITMEMSALRTHRIQILQGLQETYEPSERPDQVPYSLPRERRNSRSQTSADATLLPTPFFPVVLEPPSSHMSPSSTGVPLQVTTSPTFQAHGSVPAPDSSIQIKQEPMSPEHDESVTAVSQGSAGNVSKELLQANRENSDSCPLYPVITATLSLSEVTESFHEPSEELKFSMEQGNTSNRGNAPSSQPADLHEELVKGNSGSEACTSSFPRLSFVPETPLERDPHSPVDQPEQQAESTLTSAETRGNKKKKKLRKKKTLRAAHVPENSDTEQDVFTAKPVRKVKTGKSTKGGKVTTSTWEDSRTGPEQESVRDEPDSDSSLEVLEIPNPQLEVVAIDSSESGEEKPDSPSKKDIWNSTEQNSLETSRSGCDEVSSTSEIGTRYKDGIPVSVAETQTVISSIKGSKNSSEISSEPGDDDEPTEGSFEGHQAAVNAIQIFGNLLYTCSADKTVRAYNLVSRQCIGVFEGHTSKVNCLLVTQTSGKNAALYTGSSDHTIRCYNVKTRECVEQLQLEDRVLCLHSRWRILYAGLANGTVVTFNIKNNKRLEIFECHGPRAVSCLATAQEGARKLLVVGSYDCTISVRDARNGLLLRTLEGHSKTILCMKVVNDLVFSGSSDQSVHAHNIHTGELVRIYKGHNHAVTVVNILGKVMVTACLDKFVRVYELQSHDRLQVYGGHKDMIMCMTIHRSMIYTGCYDGSIQAVRLNLMQNYRCWWHGCALIFGVVDHLKQHLLTDHTNPNFQTLKCRWKNCDAFFTARKGSKQDAAGHIERHAEDDSKIDS from the exons gaGATGGACGAACACATGCGGAGCATGTTGCATCACAGGGAACTTGAGAACCTGAAGGGCAG GGACAGTAGTCATGAGTGCCGAGTGTGCGGGGTCACAGAAGTGGGTCTTTCTGCATATGCAAAGCACATTTCTAGCCAGTTGCACAAAGATAATGTTGATGCCCAGGAAAGAGAAGAcgatggaaagggagaagaagaggaagaagattaTTTTGACAAGGAACTCGttcaattaataaaacaaaggaaagaacaaagtcG ACAAGATGAACCTTCCAATAGCAGCCAAGAAATAAACTCTGATGACAGGCGACCCCAATGGAGACGAGAAGACCGAATCCCTTACCAAGACAGAGAGAGCTACAGTCAGCCAGCGTGGCATCATCGTGGACCTCCTCAGCGAGACTGGAAGTGGGAGAAAGATGGCTTTAATAATAACAGGAAAAACAACTTTGCACATTCTTTGAGGAATAACGGTGGACCAAGAGGATGTTCCGGGTGGCACAAGGGTGTTGCAGGAAGCTCCTCGACTTGGTTTCACAACCATAGCAATTCTGGAGGTGGTTGGCATTCAAAGAGTGGTGCAGTAGATTGGAATCCTAATGGTACAGGAAGGAATTCCAGTTGGCATTCTGAAGGAACAGGTGCCTTTTCCAGTTGGCATATGAACAGCAGTAACGGAAACTGGAAATCCAGTGTACGTAGTACAAATAGTTGGAATTACAGTGGCCCCGGAGACAAATTTCAACCAGGCAGAAACAGAAATTCTAACTGTCAGATGGACGACCTGACTATGCTGTGGAACAAGAAATCTAAGTCAAACAAATACAATCAAGAGAGATATAGTTGGCAGCGGCAAGAAAGTGACAAAGTTGGTACGGCTGCCACGTATAGAGGTCCTTCTGAAGGATTTACAGGTGATAAATTTCCTTCAGAGGGCTTACTTAACTTCAATTTTGAGCAGCTGGAAAGCAAAACTACTAAGCAGACAGATCCCATAGCTTCCAAAATGGGTGGGAAGAATGGCAGTGTAGTGAGGGACAAGCTCCATCGCTGGACTCCTTACCCTTCCCAGAAGACTCTGGATTTACAATCAGGAATGAAGGAGGTCACTGGTAACAAGTCAGAAATGATAGATAAGCCTTTCTTTGACTTCAGCTTGACAACCGCAGGAACACTAGAGCCCCAGATTGATGAAACAAATAATTCCCCAACgctgaaaacacagaaagaaacacaTGGTGGATCTCTTACTCACAAAGCCCCTTCTGACTGCACTGCTTCTTACGAGGCGGTGAGAGATTGTCCCGTTACAGAAAAGCACGAACAAGAGCTTCACTTAAGTAAGATGCCATCCTTAAAATCCCCACTCCTTCCAATTCCAGTCACCAAGTCAGTTCCTCAAAAGCCAGATTTAAAGAATCCctcaaaaaacaccaaaacaaattctttttttcctggagaacACTCAAATCCCTTGAACAAACCTGCTATGGAAGACAGTCATGGGTCTCATGTAACCAAATTGCGAAGTTCATGTCCTCATGTTTTAAAAGGGAATAAAAGTACATTTGGCACTCAGAGAGAACCTGATGAGAATTTCAGCGATACATTACAAAAAGCCAAAGAGGTGCTACAGTGTCATGAATCATTGCAAAATCCACTTCTTGGCACTTCTAAAAGGACCAGGAACTTTGCAAAAGCAAGTAGGAATGTAGAAGAGTCTGAAAAAGGATCTTTGAAGATAGAGTTTCAGGTACACACATTAGAAGATGAAAGCGATGGGGAGCTCTCTGACACGGAAAAGCGAGGATCAAAAATTGGGACCCTGGGCTCTGCCACTACAGAAATGTTATCCTGCAGCACTCACCTCGCTGACGAGAAAGAGGGGGATGACCAAAACCTGAAAACATGTAGAAAACTCTCCACTAATGCATGTAATTCAACAGTTCATCAGAAAGAACCTGAGTTGCAGATGACCTCTGCGGCCAGTCCACCCTCTGGCTTACTGCTAGACTTGAAAACTTCTCTAGAAGATGCACAGGTGGATGACCCTGTTAAATCTCATGTATCTTACGAAACAGAAGGTTTTGAGAGCGCTAGCTTGGATGCAGAGCTTCAGAAAAACGATCTAGGTCAGTCCTCAGGCCCTCTTCTGCCTGAACTCAGTAAGCTTGGctttcctgcctctctccagAGAGATCTAACCCGGCACATTAGTTTGAAGAGCAAAACTGGAGCACACCTTCCCGAGCCAAATCTCAATAGTGCTCGCCGCATTCGCAATATTAGTGGTCATCGAAAGggtgagacagagaaggaatcTGGGCTCAAGCCAACCCTTCGACAGATTCTAAATGCATCTCGGAGAAATGTCAACTGGGAACAAGTCATCCAGCAAGTAACCAAGAAAAAGCAAGAGCTAGGCAAAGGCTTGCCCAG gtttGGCATAGAAATGGTGCCTTTGGTTCAAAATGAACAAGAGGTCTTGGATTTGGATGGGGAGCCTGATCTGTCCAATCTAGAAGGATTCCAGTGGGAgggtatttccatttcttcatctcctGGGTTGGCAAGGAAGCGAAGCCTTTCTGAGAGCAGTGTGATCATGGACAGGGCTCCTTCTGTGTATAGCTTCTTCAGTGAGGAAGGTACAGGCAAAGAAAATGAGCCCCAGCAGATTTTTTCACCTAGTAACTCATTGAGGGCTGCACAGAGTCAGACAACGACCCTGGGCCTTAAGCAGGAAGTGGCACCTCTGGCTGCCTCCCTAAGAACAGGTGAAAGGGCTGAAAATGTTGCTAGTCAAAGGCGACACAGTGCACAGTTGTCCGCTGACCGAACGATGCCTTTGATGCACTTGGCCAAAGACCTGAACAACCAGGAGAGTTCTACGCCATCTTCAGAGAACCAGAATACGCAGGAAAGTAATGGCGAAGGAAACTCTTTATCATCAAATACATCCCCAGCCCTCGGAATCTCCAGTCTGGCAGACGCAGCCACAGACAGTAGCTGCACCTCTGGTGCCGAACAAAACGACAGCCAGAGTGTCCGGAAGAAACGCAGAGCCACTGGG gaTGGATCTTCTCCCGAACTCCCAAGTcttgagagaaaaaacaaaagaaggaaaattaaaggaaagaaag AACGTTCTCAGGTTGACCAGCTGCTGAATATTTCTTTAAGGGAGGAAGAACTGAGCAAATCATTGCAGTGCATGGATAACAACCTTCTGCAAGCCCGTGCAGCCCTGCAGACAGCATATGTTGAAGTTCAGAGGCTTCTTATGCTGAAGCAGCAG ataaCTATGGAGATGAGTGCACTGAGGACCCACAGAATACAGATTCTACAGGGATTACAAG AAACATATGAACCTTCTGAGCGCCCAGACCAGGTTCCTTATAGCCTTCCACGAGAGCGAAGGAACAGTAGATCTCAGACATCTGCTGATGCCACCCTGCTGCCTACTCCCTTTTTCCCAGTTGTTCTGGAGCCTCCATCTTCCCACATGTCTCCATCATCCACTGGAGTCCCTCTCCAAGTAACCACGTCTCCTACTTTCCAAGCTCACGGCAGTGTTCCTGCTCCAGACTCTTCAATTCAGATTAAACAAGAACCCATGTCTCCTGAACACGACGAGAGTGTGACTGCTGTGTCACAAGGCTCTGCTGGCAATGTGTCCAAGGAATTACTGCAAGCTAATA GAGAGAACAGTGACAGTTGTCCACTTTATCCAGTCATCACGGCAACGCTGTCCTTATCAGAGGTTACAGAAAGTTTCCATGAGCCTAGCGAAGAACTGAAGTTTTCCATGGAGCAAGGAAATACCAGCAACAGAGGAAATGCCCCCTCTTCCCAACCAGCTGATCTTCATGAAGAACTAGTCAAAGGCAACAGCGGGTCTGAGGCCTGTACCAGTTCCTTTCCAAGATTGTCGTTTGTTCCCGAAACCCCCTTAGAGAGGGACCCCCACTCTCCAGTGGACCAGcctgagcagcaggcagagtcTACCCTGACATCAGCTGAAACGCggggaaacaagaaaaagaagaaacttaggaAGAAGAAAACGCTTCGGGCTGCTCATGTTCCCGAGAACAGTGACACTGAACAGGATGTATTTACTGCTAAACCTGTAAGGAAAGTAAAGACTGGAAAGTCAACTAAAGGGGGGAAGGTAACAACCTCCACCTGGGAAGATAGCAGAACTGGCCCGGAACAAGAGAGTGTCAGAGATGAGCCAGATAGTGACTCGTCTCTGGAAGTCCTAGAGATCCCTAACCCTCAGTTGGAAGTGGTGGCCATTGATTCTTCTGAATCTGGAGAGGAGAAACCAGACAGTCCATCTAAAAAGGATATTTGGAACTCCACAGAGCAAAACTCATTAGAAACTTCTCGTTCTGGTTGTGATGAAGTTAGCTCTACCAGTGAGATTGGCACTCGTTATAAAGATGGTATCCCTGTAAG tGTGGCAGAAACTCAGACTGTGATCTCCTCCATAAAAGGCTCAAAGAACTCTTCAG AAATATCTTCCGAGCCAGGAGATGATGATGAGCCCACAGAAGGGAGCTTTGAGGGGCACCAAGCCGCAGTGAATGCAATTCAGATATTTGGGAACTTACTGTACACCTGTTCAGCAGATAAAACTGTCCGAGCTTATAATCTGGTG AGTCGCCAGTGCATTGGTGTGTTCGAGGGGCACACCTCCAAAGTGAACTGCCTCCTGGTTACACAAACCTCTGGGAAGAATGCTGCCCTTTACACTGGTTCCAGTGACCATACCATTCGCTGCTATAATGTCAAG ACGCGAGAGTGTGTGGAGCAGTTACAGCTGGAAGATCGGGTTCTCTGCCTCCATAGTCGATGGCGAATCCTCTATGCTGGACTGGCAAATGGCACTGTGGTCACCTTCAACATAAAG AACAATAAACGACTTGAAATCTTTGAATGCCATGGCCCTCGGGCTGTCAGCTGTCTTGCCACAGCACAGGAAGGTGCCCGAAAGCTGCTTGTTGTTGGGTCTTATGACTGTACCATTAGTGTTCGTGATGCACGGAATGGACTCCTCCTCAGAACTCTGGAGGGCCACAGCAAAACCATTCTTTGCATGAAG GTGGTGAATGACCTTGTGTTCAGTGGCTCCAGCGATCAGTCAGTCCACGCCCATAACATTCAT ACTGGTGAGCTTGTGCGGATCTATAAAGGTCACAATCATGCAGTGACTGTGGTGAATATCCTAGGAAAAGTGATGGTGACCGCTTGCCTGGATAAATTTGTTCGTGTCTATGAATTACAG TCCCATGATCGACTGCAAGTTTATGGAGGACACAAAGACATGATTATGTGTATGACCATCCATAGAAGTATG ATTTATACTGGCTGTTACGATGGCAGTATTCAAGCTGTGAGGCTGAATCTGATGCAGAATTACCGTTGTTGG TGGCACGGTTGCGCTCTGATATTTGGTGTTGTAGATCATTTGAAACAACATTTGCTCACTGACCATACAAATCCAAACTTTCAAACTCTGAAATGTCGCTGGAAGAACTGTGACGCTTTCTTCACTGCTAGGAAAGGATCCAAACAG GATGCTGCGGGACACATTGAACGACATGCTGAGGATGACAGCAAAATTGATTCATGA